The Populus nigra chromosome 19, ddPopNigr1.1, whole genome shotgun sequence genome includes a window with the following:
- the LOC133679928 gene encoding uncharacterized protein LOC133679928, which produces MSGFVRSKRVTGPLDDKAKARLVGRQLSYVSSGSEHSADDDDDLPCLSELVHGFLENDDSDLTHDSDLTHDSVNGYESDSDRVDSVADCKDFVEGILRSGSRDSYRNLLSAHVSKAMEAFSCFINQRPVLRRKVMSFLRELGHNAAICKTKWESSGGGGLTAGGYEFIDVVQSKSSTLQNRYVVDLDFASQFEIARPTSQFSKLLHSLPRVFVGRSEDLKTIVKSISDASKRSLKSRELSLPPWRKNRYMQNKWFGPYRRTVNPSPATPPSVDVVKCRCVGFDDAVNGRLFVRTR; this is translated from the coding sequence ATGTCAGGTTTTGTGAGATCTAAGCGGGTTACCGGTCCTCTTGACGATAAAGCAAAGGCTCGACTCGTCGGTAGGCAACTCAGTTATGTCAGTAGCGGTAGCGAACACTCAGcagacgacgacgacgacttACCTTGTTTATCCGAGCTCGTTCATGGCTTTCTTGAGAATGACGACTCAGATTTAACTCACGACTCAGATTTAACTCACGACTCAGTTAATGGTTACGAGTCGGATTCAGATCGAGTTGACTCAGTTGCCGATTGTAAGGATTTCGTGGAAGGTATCCTGAGATCAGGTAGTAGGGATTCATACAGGAATTTATTATCCGCTCATGTTTCGAAAGCGATGGAAGCTTTTTCTTGCTTCATTAATCAAAGACCGGTTTTGAGGCGCAAAGTGATGTCGTTCTTGAGAGAGTTAGGACACAATGCAGCGATCTGTAAGACTAAATGGGAATCTTCTGGTGGCGGTGGTTTAACCGCCGGTGGATACGAGTTCATCGACGTGGTGCAATCAAAATCCTCCACATTGCAAAACCGTTACGTGGTGGATCTCGATTTCGCTTCTCAATTTGAGATTGCGAGACCTACGAGTCAGTTCTCGAAGCTTCTGCACTCTCTTCCTCGTGTTTTTGTAGGCAGAAGTGAGGATTTGAAGACGATCGTGAAGAGCATCAGTGACGCATCTAAGAGATCGTTGAAGAGTAGAGAGCTCTCTCTACCTCCTTGGAGAAAAAACCGTTACATGCAAAACAAATGGTTCGGTCCGTACCGCCGGACTGTCAATCCCTCACCGGCGACACCGCCGTCGGTCGACGTTGTGAAATGTAGATGTGTAGGTTTCGACGACGCCGTTAACGGGCGTTTGTTTGTTCGTACGAGATGA